A stretch of DNA from Thermanaerosceptrum fracticalcis:
GGAGGAATTGAACATGAAGATCATTGTCTGCCTAAAGCAAGTACCCAATACCAATGAGGTGAAGATAGACTCCAAGACAGGAACCATGATCAGGGAAGGGGTGCCCAGTATCATCAACCCCGATGACAAAAATGCCCTGGAAGCGGCCCTGCAGTTGAAAGAAGAAAAGGGAGCCAGTATTACTTTGTTGACCATGGGACCCCCTCAGGCTGATTATGCCTTGCGGGAGGCCCTGGCCATGGGGGCTGACAGAGCCATCCTCCTGACCGACAGAGCCTTTGCCGGGGCTGACACCTGGGCCACATCCTATACTTTGGCTCAGGCCGTGAAAAAGATCGGCCAGTTTGACATCATCTTCTGCGGCCGCCAGGCCATTGACGGCGATACAGCCCAGGTAGGTCCCGAATTAGCTGAACACCTGGATATCCCTCAGGTGACCTATGTAAAGAAAATCCTGGCTGTGGAAAAAGATAAAGTCGTGGTAGAGCGGGCTTTGGAGGATGGTTACGAGGTGGTGGAAGCCCAGTTGCCGGTGCTTTTGACCGCGGTAAAGGAATTAAATACCCCCCGTTATCCCTCGGCTTACGGCATTGTGGCCGCCTTTGACGAGAAAGAAGTAGAAACCTGGACAGCGGAAACCATAGGCGGCAACCCTGAAAAACTGGGGCTGAAAGGTTCGCCCACCCAGGTTAAACGCTCCTTTGCGCCTAAAGCCAAGGAAGCGGGGGTCATCATCAAAGGAACGGCCAAAGAAGCTGTACAGGTTCTCCGGCAGGAACTGCTGGCCAAACATGTGTTGTAGGAGGTAGCAAGATGACAGTAATAATCGAGCCAACTAAGTGTATAGGCTGTGAAGCTTGTGTCAGCGCCTGCCCTTTTGGGGCCATTGAAATGGTAGACGGCGTAGCCAAGATCAATGATAAATGTACAGAGTGCGGCGCCTGTGTGGAAGTTTGTCCTGTAGAGGCTATCACCAGGACGGAAAGGGCTAAAACAGAAGAGGTCTCTCCGGAAGATTACCGGGGAGTCTGGGTTTTTGCGGAGCAAAGAGACGGGCAGGTTATGAACATCACCCTGGAGCTCCTGGGAGAAGGCAAGCGGCTGGCGGAAACTCTGGGAGTAGAGCTGGCGGCGGTACTGATGGGGGATCAGGTGGAGAGCAAAGTTCCTGAACTTTTTGCTTATGGGGCAGATATCGTGCATCTTGTGGAAGACACGGAACTGAAAAACTACCGTACAGAGAGCTACACGGCGGTACTGGCTGAACTGATTAAAAAGTATAGGCCGGAGATTATGCTCATCGGGGCCACCAATATCGGCAGGGACCTGGCACCGCGCCTGGCAGGGCGCATCGGAACCGGTCTTACCGCCGACTGTACGGAACTGGACATAGACCTGGAGCAAAGGCTGCTCCAGCAGACTCGTCCTGCTTTTGGGGGTAACCTGATGGCTACCATTCTCTGTGCCCAAAACCGTCCCCAGATGGCTACAGTGCGGCCCGGTGTCATGAAAAAGCTAATACCCGATAGCTGCCGTACCGGAAAAATCATCAGAACTCCCTACCAAAAGGATCAGGTGAACGTACGTACTCGCATCCTGGAGGTGGTGAAAGAGGCCGGCAGAGTAGTGAACCTGGAAGAGGCCCAGATTATAGTTTCCGGCGGGCGCGGTGTTGGCAGCCAGGAAGGCTTTGCTGTACTGGAAGAGCTGGCCCAAAAGCTGGGCGGCGTGGTAGCGGCCTCCCGCGGTGCCGTAGATGCGGGCTGGGTACCCGCCTCCTATCAAGTGGGACAGACGGGCAAAACCGTTCATCCCAAGCTGTATATTGCCTGCGGCATTTCCGGCGCCATTCAGCACGTAGCGGGTATGCAAAATTCAGGGCTCATTGTGGCCATCAATAAGAACCCTAATGCACCGATCTTTAAAGTGGCCGATTACGGCATCGTTGGCGACTTGCACCAGGTAGTACCCCTCCTGATAGAAGCTCTGGCTGAGGAAGGAAAACCAGATCTAAGCTGCCAGGTGGAAAGTGCTGCCGCACAGGAGTAATTAAGAACCGTGACCAGTGACCAGTGACCGGTGTCCGGTGACCAGTAACGCTTGGGGAACCGGAATAGTTCAGTAGAACCTTCATGCTTTTACGGCATGGGGGTTTTCTTTTTGGCGTGTAAAAAAGTATAATTGAGATTAGCAACAGGATGTTGAGATCGGACATCAGGAGGCAAAGCCGATTTGGTACCCGGTCTATTCTGCGAACTGCCCACTGCGAACTGCGAACTTAATACTATATACTATCAACTACCAACTAACAACTATCAACTAATAATGAAGGAGCATTGCCTTGAGAAAATTCCTTATCTTATTTTGCTGTTTTTTGTTGTGTACGGCTTGTGCCCGTCAGCAAACGCCTCAGCTAAAATTTGAAAGCTCCACGTCTGAGGACAGGATAGGGCAATACATAGAAG
This window harbors:
- a CDS encoding electron transfer flavoprotein subunit beta/FixA family protein, with protein sequence MKIIVCLKQVPNTNEVKIDSKTGTMIREGVPSIINPDDKNALEAALQLKEEKGASITLLTMGPPQADYALREALAMGADRAILLTDRAFAGADTWATSYTLAQAVKKIGQFDIIFCGRQAIDGDTAQVGPELAEHLDIPQVTYVKKILAVEKDKVVVERALEDGYEVVEAQLPVLLTAVKELNTPRYPSAYGIVAAFDEKEVETWTAETIGGNPEKLGLKGSPTQVKRSFAPKAKEAGVIIKGTAKEAVQVLRQELLAKHVL
- a CDS encoding electron transfer flavoprotein subunit alpha translates to MTVIIEPTKCIGCEACVSACPFGAIEMVDGVAKINDKCTECGACVEVCPVEAITRTERAKTEEVSPEDYRGVWVFAEQRDGQVMNITLELLGEGKRLAETLGVELAAVLMGDQVESKVPELFAYGADIVHLVEDTELKNYRTESYTAVLAELIKKYRPEIMLIGATNIGRDLAPRLAGRIGTGLTADCTELDIDLEQRLLQQTRPAFGGNLMATILCAQNRPQMATVRPGVMKKLIPDSCRTGKIIRTPYQKDQVNVRTRILEVVKEAGRVVNLEEAQIIVSGGRGVGSQEGFAVLEELAQKLGGVVAASRGAVDAGWVPASYQVGQTGKTVHPKLYIACGISGAIQHVAGMQNSGLIVAINKNPNAPIFKVADYGIVGDLHQVVPLLIEALAEEGKPDLSCQVESAAAQE